AGGCGGAAGCCCTTGTCGCGCGCGTCCGAAGAATCGTCTCCTGATCCCTTTTTTTGGCATTCCCGCGAAGCTTGTCCCCGCGTAGGCGGGGAGCGGGAACCCGAAAATATTTTCAAAGCCCCGGGAAGATACAGGGGGTGGGGATACGGGCAAAAAAAATCCCGGGTTCTTGCGGAACCCGGGATGTATTGGAACGGTATCAGTATTCGAGCGCGTTGAAGAAGAAGGGGACTTCGCGCGCGGCCGACGTTTCGCTGTCCGAGCCATGCACCGAGTTTTTTTCCAGATCGACGGCGAAATCCTTGCGGATGGTGCCGGCGTCGGCCTTTTCGGGGTTGGTGGCCCCCATCAGCGTGCGCCAATCGGCGATGGCGTTTTCCTTTTCCAGCGCCAGCGCGATGATCGGGCCGGTCACCATATAGCCGGTGAGCGACGCGAAGAACGGCCGCGCCGCGTGTTCGGCGTAGAACGCCTCGGCCTGCGCCTTGGTGAGGCGGATCTGCTTCATCGCCACGATCTTGAAACCCTTCGAGAGGATGCGGTCGATGATCGCCCCCTGTTTGCCGCGCTCCAGCGCGTCCGGCTTGATGAGGCCCAAGGTCAGTTGCTTGCTCATGGTTTGAACCAATCCACCGCTATGTTGATATCCATGTTTTTATCCGCTTTCTGTTTTTTGTTGATGGCGCGCAGGTTTTCCACCATGGTGGGCTTGCGCGTTTGGAAGAAGATGCCGCTGTATACTTTGCCCGCGGGCGGGTTGAAGGCCTTGTCGAGCGCCGCCACCAGGTTGCCTTTGTCGTGATCCTCGGGCAGGTCGGTGAACGCCGCTTTGAAGAAGTCGGTGGTATCCACTTTGTTGAAGGTGAGGCAGGGGGACATCACGTTCACGAACGAAAAGCCCTCGTGGTTGAGCGCTTCCTGAATGATGGCGTCCATCTGTTTCGGTTTTCCGGAGAAGCCCTGCGCCACGAAGGTCGCGCCGTAGGTCAGCGCGTAGGCCAGCGGATTTACGTTGTTGGTATCGGGTACGCCGTAAGGAGTGATCGTGCCGAGGGAGCCGGGGGTCGAGGTGGGCGAGGACTGCCCCTTGGTCAGCCCGTAAATGTGGTTGTCCATCATCACCAGCGTGAGATCCATGTTCTTGCGGGCGATGTGCGGGAAATGCCCGCCGCCGATGGAGAACAGGTCGCCGTCGCCGCCGAACACCACCACTTCGAGGTCGGGCCGGGCCAGCTTTACGCCGGCCGCGACCGGCAACGAGCGGCCATGGGCGGAGTGGAAGCCGTAGGTCTTGAGGAAGTACGGAAGGCGGCTGGAGCAGCCGATGCCGGAGACGCAGACGGTGCTGTTCAGCGGCAGCTGGTGCGCCGCGAAGGCGTTTTGCACCGAGTTGAGCACGCCGTAGTCGCCGCAGCCGGGGCACCAGACGGCGCGTATATCGCTGCGGTAATCTTTCGCTTTCAGGGCTTCAGTGGTGGCAGCCATCACATTACCTCCTTGA
Above is a genomic segment from Nitrospinota bacterium containing:
- the ndk gene encoding nucleoside-diphosphate kinase, whose protein sequence is MSKQLTLGLIKPDALERGKQGAIIDRILSKGFKIVAMKQIRLTKAQAEAFYAEHAARPFFASLTGYMVTGPIIALALEKENAIADWRTLMGATNPEKADAGTIRKDFAVDLEKNSVHGSDSETSAAREVPFFFNALEY
- a CDS encoding 2-oxoacid:ferredoxin oxidoreductase subunit beta, whose protein sequence is MAATTEALKAKDYRSDIRAVWCPGCGDYGVLNSVQNAFAAHQLPLNSTVCVSGIGCSSRLPYFLKTYGFHSAHGRSLPVAAGVKLARPDLEVVVFGGDGDLFSIGGGHFPHIARKNMDLTLVMMDNHIYGLTKGQSSPTSTPGSLGTITPYGVPDTNNVNPLAYALTYGATFVAQGFSGKPKQMDAIIQEALNHEGFSFVNVMSPCLTFNKVDTTDFFKAAFTDLPEDHDKGNLVAALDKAFNPPAGKVYSGIFFQTRKPTMVENLRAINKKQKADKNMDINIAVDWFKP